In Arachis hypogaea cultivar Tifrunner chromosome 17, arahy.Tifrunner.gnm2.J5K5, whole genome shotgun sequence, a single window of DNA contains:
- the LOC112765807 gene encoding U-box domain-containing protein 4 — protein MDISLLNVLSNGISSFLHPSFSGNMNSKPVSMYCQSAEQTLKLLKPIIDTTVHSDISADEELRKLFEELGQSVDELRELFENWHPLSSKFYFVMQAEPLIARIQSIGFNILQKLKASQQCLPDDLGHDMTSIIKEAINEQPEGEGPSSEILANIAEILDLRSNQDVLIEAVALERLKENAEQTENIAEAEYIDRMISVVTRMHERIIILKQAQSSIPDSVPADFCCPLSLELMTDPVIVSSGQTYERTFIKDWIDLGLMVCPKTRQTLVHSNLIPNYTVKALIVNWCETNNVILVDPVKSTNINQLSLLHGSIESGTIKESTVRTSFSANHQEETSPFHPSSTPEDSFSGVDNAQHVDPVRISSAVSDDRSASSDEESVDLVSQSSTSPSRREASNALRSEQSQNHVRTYSDSSEHSSENFHQGIQGDSNNGPLPSSTSPIHSRDASEELAPELDAGARPIPQGEPEFSPQLVQPRFPRKTVLQRPSERFVPRIVSSPPVEPRGDGSGIESRVKELIELLKSSSLDTQREATGELRLLAKHNMDNRIVIANCGAIPLLVNLLLSTDTTIQENSVTALLNLSINDNNKNAIANAGAIEPLIHVLETGSAEAKENSAATLYSLSVVEENKIRIGRAGAIKPLVELLSNGTPRGKKDASTALFNLSIFHENKDRIVEAGAVKHLVDLMDPAAGMVDKAVAVLANLATIPEGRTAIGQQGGIPLLVEVVELGSTRGKENAAAALLHLCVNHPRYLNMVLQEGAVPPLVALSRSGTARAKEKALSLLNHFRDRRHGGAVRG, from the exons ATGGACATATCTTTGTTAAATGTGCTCTCCAATGGCATATCCTCATTTTTGCATCCATCATTTTCTGGAAACATGAACTCAAAACCTGTATCAATGTATTGCCAAAGTGCAGAGCAGACACTTAAGTTGTTGAAGCCAATTATCGACACAACTGTTCATTCTGATATATCTGCTGATGAAGAGCTTAGAAAGTTATTTGAGGAACTTGGTCAGTCTGTTGATGAGTTGAGGGAGCTTTTCGAGAATTGGCATCCGCTATCCAGTAAATTTTACTTT GTGATGCAAGCTGAACCGTTGATAGCTAGAATTCAGTCTATAGGGTTCAATATTTTGCAGAAGCTGAAGGCTTCACAGCAATGTCTACCTGATGATTTGGGGCATGATATGACATCAATCATTAAGGAAGCTATAAATGAACAACCGGAAGGCGAAGGACCAAGTTCTGAGATTCTAGCAAATATTGCCGAGATCCTCGACTTAAGGTCTAATCAAGATGTTTTGATTGAAGCTGTGGCCCTTGAAAGGTTGAAGGAGAATGCTGAACAAACTGAAAACATTGCAGAAGCTGAGTATATTGATCGAATGATCTCTGTTGTGACTCGAATGCATGAGCGAATCATCATTCTCAAGCAAGCTCAGAGCTCTATCCCGGATTCGGTACCTGCTGATTTTTGCTGTCCTCTCTCTTTGGAATTGATGACAGATCCAGTCATTGTGTCATCCGGGCAAACCTATGAGCGAACTTTCATCAAGGACTGGATTGATCTTGGGCTCATGGTTTGTCCAAAGACTCGTCAGACTCTGGTTCATTCCAACCTAATACCTAACTACACTGTAAAAGCATTAATTGTTAATTGGTGCGAAACAAACAATGTGATACTAGTTGATCCAGTAAAGTCCACAAACATAAATCAACTGTCTCTCCTTCATGGATCTATTGAGTCTGGTACAATCAAGGAATCAACTGTTAGAACTTCTTTCAGTGCAAACCATCAAGAGGAAACATCACCATTCCATCCTAGTTCAACTCCAGAAGATTCCTTTAGTGGCGTGGATAATGCACAGCATGTGGATCCTGTAAGAATATCATCTGCAGTTTCAGATGACAGGTCTGCTAGCTCGGACGAAGAAAGTGTGGATTTAGTTTCACAATCATCAACTTCACCATCTAGAAGGGAAGCTTCAAATGCCTTGAGATCAGAGCAATCTCAAAACCATGTAAGAACTTATTCTGATTCCAGTGAACACTCTAGTGAAAATTTTCATCAAGGCATACAGGGTGATAGCAACAATGGTCCTCTTCCATCATCAACCAGTCCAATCCACAGTCGAGATGCTTCTGAGGAATTAGCTCCCGAGCTGGATGCTGGTGCCAGGCCAATTCCACAAGGCGAGCCCGAGTTTTCACCACAACTTGTGCAGCCAAGGTTTCCAAGAAAAACTGTATTACAACGGCCGTCAGAGAGGTTTGTCCCTAGGATAGTTTCTTCTCCTCCTGTTGAACCAAGAGGCGATGGATCCGGTATTGAATCCAGGGTTAAGGAGTTGATTGAGCTCTTGAAGAGCTCTTCTCTTGATACTCAAAGGGAAGCCACAGGAGAACTCCGCCTTCTTGCTAAGCACAACATGGATAACAGAATTGTGATTGCAAACTGTGGAGCCATTCCCTTGTTGGTCAATTTGCTTCTATCAACCGATACAACAATCCAAGAAAACTCTGTTACAGCACTTCTTAACTTATCAATCAATGACAACAACAAAAATGCAATTGCAAATGCTGGTGCAATTGAACCTCTGATTCATGTCCTTGAGACAGGTAGTGCAGAAGCAAAGGAGAACTCGGCGGCTACTCTTTACAGCTTATCAGTGGTTGAGGAGAACAAGATCAGGATAGGGAGGGCCGGGGCTATTAAACCTCTGGTTGAGTTATTAAGTAATGGAACTCCAAGGGGTAAGAAAGATGCTTCCACTGCTTTATTTAACTTGTCAATATTTCACGAAAACAAGGATCGAATTGTAGAAGCTGGTGCTGTGAAGCACCTTGTAGATTTGATGGACCCTGCAGCCGGAATGGTCGATAAGGCTGTGGCTGTTCTAGCAAATCTGGCCACAATACCGGAAGGAAGAACTGCCATTGGGCAGCAAGGTGGCATTCCTCTTCTGGTTGAGGTTGTTGAGTTGGGTTCTACTAGAGGAAAGGAGAATGCAGCAGCAGCTCTTCTACATTTATGCGTAAACCATCCGAGATATTTAAACATGGTACTCCAAGAAGGAGCTGTTCCACCATTAGTCGCTTTATCAAGATCAGGCACCGCAAGGGCTAAAGAGAAG GCCCTGTCTCTTCTGAATCATTTTAGAGATCGAAGGCATGGTGGTGCTGTGAGGGGCTGA